The DNA segment GGCGGGGCCTGTGGGGCCGTATCCGAGGCGCAGCACGATCTGTGTGTGGCCTGCGCCCGACACGGGGTCGCGCAGGGGCCAGCGCAGGTCGCCCCACTCGAGGGCCTGGGTGGCGAAGGAACTGGACAGGCCTTCCAGAGTGGCCAGCAGCAGGACGCGCTCCATGGCCTGCCCGGCGCGCAGCCAGTCCTCGGGGCCGTCACGGAACGTGCTGAGGACGGCCAGCTGCGGCGTCCGTTCGAACTCGGCGCTGCCACGGCCCGCCACCGGCCTGTGCCCGGCGAAGTCGCGCATGGGGGCCTTGCCGCCCCGTTTGCGTGGTCCGAAGGCGTAGCCGGGCACCCCGTCCGAGACCTTCTCCTCGGACGGGGCGTCGATGCGGGTCCATCGCGCCAGGTCCTCGTCGCTGCCGCGGTCGGAGAGGTTGCGTGCCTCGGCCTCCTCGAGCAGCCGCAGCACCTCGTCGAGGTGCCACGAGGACGAGAAGGCCAGCATCGCTCCCTCATGGCGTGCGGCGCCGACGAGGGCCGCGCGCACCTCCTGGGGTATCTCCGTCCCGTCGAACGGGAAGCGGCTGCTGTGCCTTTGGGGAATCGCCGGATACAGGGGGGCGAGGTCGTTTTCACCGCTCCCGAGTCCGGTCAGCCGCGCCGAGGCGAGCAGCGCGGAGTCGGCCGGGTCGGGCAGCAGGCGAATCGCCGGGTGCAGGCCCTCGTGGACCGCCGCGACCCGCAGGTTCAGCAGAGCGGCGCCGCAGCCCAGGTGCAGGGCGCGGCTGTCCGGGTCGGCGTGCGACAGGACGCGGCCGGGATCCGCTCGCAGGTGGAGGGTGCGGCTGCCCCGGACGTAGCGGAAGCGCCACGGCTGGACGTTGTGCATCGACGGCGCCGCAGCGGCGTCGCGGACCAGGGCGGCCACACGCTCGTCGGACAGCGGTTCCGGTTCGGGTCGTTGGTTCACCGGGGTCTTCCTTCGCCGGGTCCTGTGGTTCGGATCGGGGTGGGGCCGGGCTCGCGGGCCCGGTCGGCGGAACACGATCCGGGCGAAGGTGCCGCTCACCGGCCGGCCGGAGTGATGCGGTGTCCGGTCAGACTGGTGGGCCGGATCGACACCCACATCTCGCGTTCGTCCCCGGCCCACGGAGCGGTGTGGGCGTTTTCGTCCAGCCGCCGTATGCTGCCGGGGTCCGTGACCAGCCGCGCGGGGCCGACGGCGAGCACGCTCCAGCCCTGGCTCATGGCCTCGTCCATGTGGTCGACCTCGAAGGCGGTGTCCGATCCCACGGCCGCCGCGGGGACGGAGCCGGGGGAGGTCCGGAAAACGATCGCGTCGTCGACGACGTCGTAGTTCACCGGGACGACCGCCGGGCCGTCCACGGTCGACACCGCGACGCGCCCCACCCCGTGCGTGGACAGCAGGGTGCGGCATTCCTCGGGGCCGAGGTCCAGGAGCCGGGGATGGGCGAGCGCCATTCCCCGGCCCGGTGGCATGTCGGTGCCGCCGCCGCGCAGGGCGTGGACCGTGGTGTTCAGTGCCGAGGCCAGGTTGACGAGCGTCGCCAGGCTCGGATCGGCCTGGTGTTCCTCGAGGTACGCGAGGTACTCGGGCGCCATCCTGGCGCGGCGGGCCGTCTCGGACCTGGTCAGACCCTGGCGCGCGCGTTCGGTGGCCACCCGCCGGCCGAGGTCACTGGAGTGGGGTGCGCCGGCCGGCGGGGGCGCACCGGAGCCGGCACCCGTCCCGGCCGCGCCCGGCCCACGGGACGGTTCCCGAGACGTGTGCGGTTCCTGGACGGTCGCGGGCTCGTGTCCCGGATGCAGGATGTGCGCGTCGGGCCCGGGAAACACGAGTGCCACCGCCTGTGTGTCCGACCAGCGCACATCGTACGGGGGCGTTCCGTCCTTGTGGTGGAGCCCGATGATCTCGCCGTCGCGCCTGGTGACGCCGGTCGCCGGGCTTTCGATGACGAGGTGGTCGCCGAGGTGAGCTCGCATGATTGCCGCCCTTTGCTCAGAGTGTTGCCATGTCCAACGTGCCACGCGTGCAGTTCGGCGGCTCGGGCTGCCCTGCCTCCGGGACACGCACCGTGAGAACCCCGTTGCCCTGCCTCCCCGCGAGGCGCCCCGGCCGCTTCACCCCGTCGGTCACATGAGCCAGCCGGAAACCGGACGGGAGACCGGCCCCGATGCGCCCATGCCCTCGATGTCGCGCCCGGCGGCGTCCACCGGCTGCCGGCCGAGGTCCTCCGTGGCCCGGCCCACTGCCAGTTCGTCGCCGATCTCCGGCATCTCCAGGTCCGCCGGATTACGGTGCGCGGCCCCGTGGCCGGTAAGCACCGTGCTTCCGGTATCGACCACCGCGCGTGCCTTCGTCGTTCCCTCGTCCTCGAAGAGGTGGAGACGGGCCTTCCATCCCGCGGTGTGCGGCATCGCTGGCCTCCTCGGCTCGGTGCGGACCGGAGAGCGGCGCCCGGGACGCGACGGGGCTCCGGATCCGCCGGGCGGCCGACAGCACATCTCTTTCTGCGCTCG comes from the Streptomyces sp. KMM 9044 genome and includes:
- a CDS encoding Acg family FMN-binding oxidoreductase, which produces MNQRPEPEPLSDERVAALVRDAAAAPSMHNVQPWRFRYVRGSRTLHLRADPGRVLSHADPDSRALHLGCGAALLNLRVAAVHEGLHPAIRLLPDPADSALLASARLTGLGSGENDLAPLYPAIPQRHSSRFPFDGTEIPQEVRAALVGAARHEGAMLAFSSSWHLDEVLRLLEEAEARNLSDRGSDEDLARWTRIDAPSEEKVSDGVPGYAFGPRKRGGKAPMRDFAGHRPVAGRGSAEFERTPQLAVLSTFRDGPEDWLRAGQAMERVLLLATLEGLSSSFATQALEWGDLRWPLRDPVSGAGHTQIVLRLGYGPTGPATPRRPVPDVLDIQP
- a CDS encoding pyridoxamine 5'-phosphate oxidase family protein produces the protein MRAHLGDHLVIESPATGVTRRDGEIIGLHHKDGTPPYDVRWSDTQAVALVFPGPDAHILHPGHEPATVQEPHTSREPSRGPGAAGTGAGSGAPPPAGAPHSSDLGRRVATERARQGLTRSETARRARMAPEYLAYLEEHQADPSLATLVNLASALNTTVHALRGGGTDMPPGRGMALAHPRLLDLGPEECRTLLSTHGVGRVAVSTVDGPAVVPVNYDVVDDAIVFRTSPGSVPAAAVGSDTAFEVDHMDEAMSQGWSVLAVGPARLVTDPGSIRRLDENAHTAPWAGDEREMWVSIRPTSLTGHRITPAGR
- a CDS encoding DUF1876 domain-containing protein, with the translated sequence MPHTAGWKARLHLFEDEGTTKARAVVDTGSTVLTGHGAAHRNPADLEMPEIGDELAVGRATEDLGRQPVDAAGRDIEGMGASGPVSRPVSGWLM